A region of Thermococcus piezophilus DNA encodes the following proteins:
- a CDS encoding methionine adenosyltransferase: protein MAGKVRNIVVEELVRTPVEMQKVELVERKGIGHPDSIADGIAEAVSRALSREYLKRYGIILHHNTDQVEVVGGKAYPRFGGGEVIKPIYILLSGRAVEIVDREMFPVHEVAIKAAREYLKNAVRHLDLDYHIVIDSRVGQGSVDLVGVFNKAKETPIPLANDTSFGVGYAPLSETERIVLETEKLLNSDEFKKKWPAVGEDIKVMGLRRGDEIDITIAAAIVDSEVQNPGEYFAVKQAIYEAAKGVAEAHTERKVNIYVNTADDTEKGIYYITVTGTSAEAGDDGSVGRGNRVNGLITPNRHMSMEAAAGKNPVSHVGKIYNLLSMLIANDIAEQVEGVEEVYVRILSQIGKPIDEPLVASIQVIPKKGYSIDAIQKPAYEIADAWLADITKIQKMILEDKLTVF from the coding sequence ATGGCCGGAAAAGTTAGGAACATAGTGGTTGAGGAGCTCGTGAGGACTCCTGTGGAGATGCAGAAGGTCGAGCTCGTCGAAAGAAAGGGGATAGGCCACCCAGACAGTATAGCCGACGGTATAGCCGAGGCCGTTAGCAGGGCTCTCAGCAGAGAGTACCTAAAGAGATATGGAATTATTCTCCACCACAACACCGACCAGGTCGAGGTCGTTGGCGGTAAGGCCTACCCGCGCTTCGGTGGCGGTGAGGTCATCAAGCCAATTTACATTCTCCTCTCCGGTAGGGCTGTCGAGATAGTCGATAGGGAGATGTTCCCCGTTCACGAGGTCGCAATAAAGGCTGCCAGGGAGTACCTGAAGAATGCCGTCAGGCACCTTGATCTCGACTACCACATCGTTATCGACTCCCGCGTAGGCCAGGGAAGCGTTGACCTCGTTGGAGTCTTCAACAAGGCCAAGGAAACTCCGATTCCGCTTGCCAACGACACCTCCTTCGGCGTCGGCTACGCTCCACTTAGCGAAACCGAGAGGATAGTCCTTGAGACCGAAAAGCTGCTCAACAGCGACGAGTTCAAGAAGAAGTGGCCGGCTGTTGGTGAGGACATAAAGGTCATGGGCCTCAGGAGGGGCGATGAAATAGACATAACTATAGCCGCCGCCATAGTCGACAGCGAGGTTCAGAACCCTGGAGAGTACTTTGCCGTCAAGCAGGCTATCTACGAGGCCGCTAAGGGCGTCGCCGAGGCCCACACCGAGAGGAAGGTCAACATCTACGTCAACACCGCCGACGACACGGAGAAGGGCATCTACTACATCACCGTCACCGGAACTTCAGCCGAGGCCGGCGACGACGGTTCCGTTGGTAGAGGCAACCGTGTTAACGGCCTCATCACTCCAAACAGGCACATGAGCATGGAGGCCGCCGCTGGAAAGAACCCGGTCAGCCACGTTGGAAAGATTTACAACCTCCTCTCGATGCTCATCGCCAACGACATAGCGGAGCAGGTCGAGGGCGTCGAGGAGGTCTACGTCAGGATACTCAGCCAGATAGGCAAGCCGATTGACGAGCCGCTTGTTGCCAGCATCCAGGTGATACCTAAGAAGGGCTACAGCATCGATGCCATACAGAAGCCCGCCTACGAGATAGCCGACGCTTGGCTCGCCGACATAACCAAGATTCAGAAGATGATTCTTGAGGACAAGCTCACCGTCTTCTGA
- a CDS encoding metallophosphoesterase, protein MRLVAITDLHGNLEMVEKFSRRLSAEDFDALLIAGDVTNFSGAETARRILRHLLELGKPIIAVHGNCDGRDVPELLEELGISVHNKRVELNGLGVVGVGGSNITPFNTIWELTEEEIHGILERNYQKGDVILSHAPPYNTVTDKVRSGLHVGSKALRSFIEERQPPLVICGHIHEARGVDRIGETPVINPGPLFKGYYAIIEIGEEINARLERL, encoded by the coding sequence ATGAGGCTTGTCGCTATAACTGACCTCCATGGAAACCTCGAAATGGTCGAGAAGTTCTCCAGAAGGCTCTCTGCGGAGGACTTCGATGCCCTGCTCATTGCAGGGGACGTAACCAACTTCAGCGGTGCTGAAACGGCCAGGAGGATTCTGAGGCATCTCTTGGAGCTCGGCAAGCCAATCATAGCTGTCCACGGCAACTGCGACGGCAGGGACGTGCCAGAGCTTTTGGAAGAACTTGGAATCTCTGTCCACAACAAGCGGGTTGAGCTCAACGGACTGGGCGTCGTTGGAGTCGGTGGCTCAAACATCACCCCTTTCAACACAATATGGGAGCTAACCGAAGAAGAAATCCACGGGATTCTTGAGAGGAACTACCAAAAGGGAGACGTGATACTCTCCCACGCTCCACCCTACAACACAGTAACTGACAAAGTTCGCTCCGGACTTCACGTCGGCAGTAAGGCGTTGAGGAGTTTCATCGAGGAGAGGCAGCCCCCCTTGGTCATCTGCGGCCACATCCACGAGGCGAGGGGCGTCGACAGAATTGGAGAAACCCCGGTAATAAACCCCGGGCCGCTCTTCAAAGGCTACTACGCGATCATAGAAATTGGAGAAGAGATAAACGCCAGGTTGGAGCGTCTATGA
- the htpX gene encoding zinc metalloprotease HtpX has protein sequence MGLGLWLRTSLLMGFLTGLLMAIGYVIGGQDAAFLMFLFALAINFFSYWYSDKIVLAWYRARIVDESEAPELYAIVRKLAERAGIPTPRIAIIPSETPNAFATGRDPKHAVVAVTQGLLRILDRDELEGVIAHELGHVKNRDILISTIAAALAGAIINLAYWARWIAIFGGFGRDDRDGSNVITAILIAILAPIVAMMIQMAISRSREYLADETGARISGKPWALARALEKIEAAVRYRPMSEGNPATAHMFIVNPFRGMSVAELFSTHPPTEKRIARLRKIAEEMGMYF, from the coding sequence ATGGGACTTGGGCTCTGGTTGAGAACAAGCCTGCTCATGGGTTTCCTCACTGGCCTGTTGATGGCCATCGGCTACGTCATAGGCGGCCAAGACGCGGCCTTCCTGATGTTCCTCTTCGCGCTGGCGATAAACTTCTTCTCCTACTGGTACAGCGACAAAATAGTGCTAGCTTGGTATAGGGCAAGGATAGTGGACGAGAGCGAGGCTCCAGAGCTCTACGCTATAGTCAGAAAGCTCGCCGAAAGGGCGGGCATTCCCACGCCAAGGATTGCGATAATTCCCAGCGAGACGCCAAACGCCTTCGCAACTGGCAGGGATCCTAAGCACGCGGTAGTGGCGGTTACCCAGGGCCTCCTTAGGATTCTCGACAGGGACGAGCTCGAAGGAGTCATAGCTCACGAGCTGGGCCACGTAAAGAACAGGGACATACTCATAAGCACAATAGCGGCAGCCCTGGCTGGGGCCATAATTAACCTCGCCTACTGGGCGAGGTGGATAGCCATCTTCGGCGGCTTTGGCAGGGACGACAGGGACGGAAGCAACGTGATCACTGCTATCCTCATAGCCATCCTCGCCCCGATAGTGGCGATGATGATACAGATGGCAATAAGCCGCTCAAGGGAGTACCTGGCGGACGAAACTGGGGCCAGAATAAGCGGCAAGCCGTGGGCCCTCGCGAGGGCACTCGAAAAGATTGAAGCCGCGGTAAGATACAGGCCTATGAGCGAAGGCAACCCAGCCACCGCTCACATGTTCATAGTGAACCCCTTCAGGGGGATGAGTGTTGCCGAGTTGTTCTCCACCCACCCGCCAACGGAGAAGAGGATAGCGCGCCTCAGGAAGATAGCCGAGGAGATGGGCATGTACTTCTGA
- a CDS encoding DUF120 domain-containing protein, protein MKRLKLLVTLAKKGAIGEKVKITLRELADELGISPQSVLRLLDEMEKEGLVSKEVLGRKTYVEIDHEGLAFLESLCDAISEALYNGVIIGEVISGIGEGAYYVKQYAHLIREYLGFDPYLGTLNIRVLFPKTVFDALCGVRPVVLPGFTKDGRTFGDVKAYRIRINDIEGAIVVPSRTVHPPRIAEIIAPVYLREALNLKDGSRITLRVVKG, encoded by the coding sequence ATGAAAAGGCTCAAACTGCTAGTCACGCTCGCAAAAAAGGGTGCAATAGGTGAAAAAGTCAAGATAACTCTCAGGGAGCTCGCCGATGAGCTAGGAATATCTCCCCAATCGGTTCTCAGACTGCTAGACGAGATGGAGAAGGAAGGCCTAGTCTCCAAAGAGGTCCTAGGCAGGAAAACCTACGTCGAGATAGACCATGAGGGACTAGCGTTCCTCGAAAGCCTCTGCGATGCCATCTCCGAGGCGCTCTACAACGGGGTAATAATAGGAGAGGTAATCTCAGGAATCGGAGAAGGGGCCTATTACGTTAAGCAGTACGCCCACTTAATAAGGGAGTACCTCGGTTTCGATCCATATCTCGGAACGCTCAACATCAGGGTTCTCTTCCCGAAGACAGTTTTCGACGCCCTCTGTGGTGTCAGGCCTGTTGTACTCCCGGGCTTCACCAAGGATGGCAGAACCTTTGGGGACGTCAAGGCCTACCGCATTAGGATCAACGACATAGAGGGTGCGATAGTGGTACCCTCGAGAACCGTCCATCCGCCCAGAATAGCTGAAATAATAGCTCCCGTCTATTTGAGAGAAGCACTAAACCTTAAGGACGGGTCGAGAATAACTCTAAGGGTCGTGAAAGGATGA
- a CDS encoding adenylate kinase family protein, producing MRIAITGTPGVGKTTVSKLLAGRLGYEYTSVKDFAVEHGIGKRVGDEIEIDVDELAEIMDETIGKNVVIDGHLSHYVPVDFVIVLRADPKIVAQRLIERDYLKKKVGENVEAELIDEILVEALEENENVIEVDTTGKTPEEIVEEIVHLLEGGVKRRVGIVDWSDRFDDIVEYLRR from the coding sequence ATGAGGATAGCAATAACAGGAACGCCCGGAGTTGGGAAGACAACAGTCTCAAAACTGCTCGCCGGGAGGCTGGGCTACGAGTACACAAGTGTAAAAGACTTCGCGGTCGAACACGGGATAGGCAAGAGGGTTGGCGATGAAATCGAGATAGACGTTGATGAGCTCGCCGAGATCATGGACGAGACCATTGGGAAGAACGTGGTCATAGACGGTCATCTGAGCCATTACGTTCCGGTGGATTTCGTGATAGTCCTGAGGGCAGACCCCAAAATTGTGGCGCAACGTTTAATTGAGAGGGACTACCTAAAGAAAAAGGTAGGGGAGAATGTGGAGGCCGAGCTCATAGACGAGATACTGGTTGAGGCTCTGGAAGAGAACGAGAACGTGATTGAAGTGGATACAACTGGAAAAACTCCCGAAGAAATCGTGGAGGAAATAGTACACCTCTTGGAGGGGGGAGTTAAAAGGCGCGTTGGAATTGTAGACTGGAGTGACAGGTTTGACGATATAGTAGAATATCTGAGGAGGTGA
- a CDS encoding CBS domain-containing protein: MVIIPRPIDPREIRRIRKELGITQEELAERAGVTQAYIAKLEAGKVDPRLSTFNRILQALLECKKAQLRAKDVMSSPVISVKPYESVENVIKIMNEHNISQIPVIAGNKVVGSVTERTLIRQSLEYEDIYDRKVMEVMEEPFPIVSEDEDLEVVKYLLEEHPAVLVQDKEGRMTGIIARVDIFRIGKEKE, encoded by the coding sequence ATGGTGATAATACCCCGCCCCATAGACCCCCGAGAGATAAGGCGAATTCGAAAGGAATTAGGAATAACCCAGGAGGAGCTCGCCGAAAGGGCAGGAGTGACACAGGCTTACATAGCTAAGCTTGAGGCGGGAAAGGTCGACCCCCGGCTGTCCACGTTTAATCGAATTCTTCAGGCCCTTCTCGAGTGCAAAAAGGCCCAGCTTAGGGCTAAAGATGTTATGTCCTCCCCGGTCATCTCCGTCAAGCCTTATGAGAGTGTGGAAAACGTCATAAAGATAATGAACGAGCACAACATTTCTCAGATTCCGGTGATAGCTGGCAACAAGGTCGTTGGCTCGGTTACAGAGCGAACCCTCATCAGGCAGAGCCTGGAGTACGAGGACATCTACGACAGGAAGGTTATGGAGGTTATGGAGGAGCCCTTCCCGATAGTCAGCGAGGACGAAGACCTAGAGGTCGTGAAGTATCTCTTAGAGGAACACCCGGCCGTTCTCGTCCAGGACAAGGAGGGAAGAATGACGGGGATAATCGCGAGGGTTGACATATTCAGGATTGGGAAAGAAAAAGAGTAG
- a CDS encoding DMT family transporter, with product MNTLILGVLAALTSAFSWAASTILIKAGMRNKSPVAVNIFRLYIVSVMFAVIFLFNGTLSQIESLSWKLLLVAFFSAQFGFVIGDYFYFNALNLMGVSRTVPITSTYPLWTILWTFLFLGRNISPQVLLGAIFVVAAIIVVRKAEEEEHLNPKGFVFALLAPLSWSFAILTMDWLTGSMDVLTLAGIRMMFAAIGVSLFLPRYGSELREITKREATLLIGAAISGLMLGQYLFVYSVNLVGSQIAAPVSAINPIIASALAILLLKEPPNKRIIEGLVLAVLGVILISTA from the coding sequence ATGAACACCTTAATCCTCGGCGTTCTCGCGGCGCTTACCTCGGCGTTCTCCTGGGCAGCCTCAACGATACTGATAAAGGCAGGCATGAGGAACAAAAGCCCAGTGGCCGTCAATATATTCCGCCTCTACATCGTTTCCGTAATGTTCGCGGTCATATTCCTGTTCAACGGCACGTTATCGCAAATAGAATCCCTTTCCTGGAAGCTTCTTCTGGTAGCGTTCTTTTCCGCCCAGTTCGGCTTTGTCATAGGGGACTACTTCTACTTCAACGCCCTCAATCTCATGGGTGTCTCTAGAACAGTGCCGATAACCTCGACCTATCCCCTCTGGACGATACTGTGGACGTTCCTGTTCCTTGGAAGGAACATCAGCCCCCAGGTGTTACTTGGAGCGATATTCGTAGTTGCGGCAATAATAGTCGTCAGAAAGGCCGAGGAAGAGGAGCACCTGAACCCCAAAGGCTTCGTCTTCGCCCTCCTCGCACCGCTCTCCTGGAGCTTCGCCATACTCACTATGGACTGGCTCACCGGGAGTATGGACGTTCTTACTTTAGCTGGAATCAGGATGATGTTCGCGGCCATCGGAGTTTCGCTGTTTCTACCGAGATACGGTTCCGAGCTGAGAGAGATAACGAAGCGCGAGGCGACGCTCCTCATAGGTGCCGCAATCAGCGGGCTGATGCTCGGGCAGTACCTCTTCGTCTACTCCGTCAATCTCGTCGGCTCCCAGATAGCGGCGCCAGTTTCCGCCATAAACCCAATCATAGCCTCGGCCCTTGCAATCCTGCTCCTGAAGGAGCCTCCAAACAAAAGGATAATAGAAGGTCTCGTTCTGGCCGTTCTTGGGGTCATCCTGATTTCCACCGCATGA
- a CDS encoding endonuclease V yields MELNKKLERIAEVQWKLAARVVERPLKLEDIETVGAVDVSYRGSLARSAFILCSFPSCKVLKSKVMETEVSFPYVSTFFFLRETRSVLLALRGEEFEVLLVEGHGRAHPRGYGLASHIGLLLHKPTIGVAKRPLRGVPEESFVRVGKVYVSVGHLIDLNSAVRIVEALLERGYPKPLKLADRLSKRGIL; encoded by the coding sequence ATAGAATTAAACAAAAAACTCGAGAGGATTGCAGAAGTTCAGTGGAAGCTCGCCGCCAGGGTAGTCGAGAGGCCGCTCAAACTGGAGGACATCGAAACAGTTGGGGCAGTTGATGTTTCCTACAGGGGAAGCCTCGCAAGGAGCGCTTTCATCCTGTGCTCTTTTCCTTCCTGCAAAGTTCTGAAATCCAAGGTTATGGAAACCGAAGTTAGCTTTCCTTACGTTTCGACGTTCTTTTTCCTCAGGGAGACAAGGTCAGTTCTCTTGGCCCTTCGCGGTGAAGAGTTCGAGGTCCTGCTCGTCGAGGGCCACGGAAGAGCACACCCAAGGGGCTACGGACTGGCCTCCCATATAGGTCTCCTACTCCATAAACCAACCATAGGCGTCGCCAAAAGGCCCCTGCGCGGCGTTCCTGAGGAATCCTTCGTGAGGGTGGGAAAAGTTTATGTAAGCGTCGGACATCTAATCGATTTGAACTCTGCTGTGAGAATAGTTGAAGCTCTACTAGAGCGAGGCTATCCAAAGCCGCTAAAACTCGCTGATAGGCTCTCAAAGAGGGGAATCCTATGA
- a CDS encoding haloacid dehalogenase, with the protein MGLKKIVSEIRAVLDEKDALREEALKLTREIVRLGGDTIKALHRGEIGKAEERLKLAREKVAQLRKRLADHPDLYFSGYVQSAHQEFVEATLFYSYIAGRDFPSPGELGVPAADYALGIGDFIGELRRHFLRLLLEGKLGKAEEVYRFMEDAYEELMTLEYPKGLVNIRQKQDQARHILERTLEDLTRAKLSKSLEEKLEKTLKD; encoded by the coding sequence ATGGGACTGAAGAAAATAGTCTCTGAGATTAGAGCCGTTCTCGACGAAAAGGACGCCCTCAGGGAAGAAGCATTGAAACTCACGAGAGAGATCGTAAGACTGGGCGGGGACACTATAAAGGCCCTCCACAGGGGAGAAATTGGGAAAGCCGAGGAGAGACTCAAACTGGCACGCGAGAAAGTTGCACAGCTGAGGAAGAGACTGGCCGACCACCCGGACCTCTACTTCAGCGGCTATGTCCAGAGCGCCCACCAGGAGTTCGTTGAGGCGACGCTCTTCTACAGCTACATCGCTGGGAGGGACTTCCCGTCCCCGGGAGAACTCGGAGTTCCAGCGGCGGACTATGCCCTGGGTATAGGAGACTTCATTGGCGAGCTGAGGAGACATTTCCTGCGGTTGCTCCTTGAGGGCAAACTGGGTAAGGCTGAGGAAGTTTACAGATTCATGGAAGATGCCTACGAGGAGCTCATGACGCTCGAATATCCAAAAGGTCTTGTAAACATTCGCCAAAAGCAGGATCAGGCAAGACACATCCTCGAGAGAACTCTCGAAGATTTGACGAGGGCGAAGCTGAGCAAGAGCCTAGAGGAGAAGCTCGAAAAAACTCTAAAGGATTAG
- a CDS encoding PRC-barrel domain-containing protein has protein sequence MVMRLSRLYGKQIYNTRGYYVGYVDEVLIEIDKGRGKILALGLPGEKVGVPYDRVTAIGDIILVRSKEE, from the coding sequence ATGGTGATGCGCCTCTCGAGGCTCTACGGAAAGCAGATTTACAACACCAGGGGCTACTATGTCGGCTACGTCGACGAGGTCCTCATTGAGATAGACAAAGGACGCGGGAAAATCCTTGCCCTCGGACTGCCTGGCGAGAAAGTCGGCGTTCCCTACGATAGGGTCACGGCGATAGGCGACATAATCCTCGTAAGGTCAAAAGAAGAGTGA
- a CDS encoding ABC transporter substrate-binding protein, translating to MRRTAVILFLVLMLGAVVASGCISSTETTTTSSTTSPSTESPATTTSTMTTTTTTATETQYYPITITDFANRTVTIEKEPQRIVSLAPSITESLFYIGAGDKVIGVTDYDDFPPVVKNITSVGGYGQYANIEVIASLNPDLILADSFSMVILDDLEKIAPVVIIDPKNLTDIYRGIELLGKITNREEQAKLVVADMEAKVNYITSIVANQSRPKVLFITWWNPLYVPGNGTFQNDLIELAGGENIFADVSGWVQVSIEQVLERDPDVIILSAHAGITAEELCSTELANTNAVKNGMVFTVSDDNLVSRPGPRIVYGLEEIAEFLHPELFNYQPQPLVCNATSSASG from the coding sequence ATGAGGCGAACCGCGGTGATTTTGTTCCTCGTTCTGATGCTCGGAGCTGTGGTGGCATCGGGATGCATAAGCTCCACTGAGACCACCACAACTTCAAGTACCACCTCGCCAAGCACCGAATCTCCCGCCACTACAACGAGCACAATGACAACAACCACTACCACTGCAACCGAGACACAGTATTATCCAATCACAATAACAGACTTCGCCAACAGGACGGTTACCATTGAGAAAGAACCCCAGAGAATAGTCTCCCTCGCACCGAGCATTACAGAAAGCCTATTTTACATCGGAGCCGGTGATAAGGTGATTGGAGTTACAGACTACGACGACTTCCCGCCCGTGGTCAAGAACATCACGAGTGTTGGGGGCTACGGTCAGTACGCCAACATTGAAGTCATAGCGTCCCTTAATCCAGACCTCATCCTCGCGGACAGCTTCTCCATGGTAATACTGGACGACCTAGAAAAGATAGCACCGGTCGTCATCATTGACCCCAAGAATCTCACAGACATATACAGGGGCATAGAGCTCCTTGGCAAGATAACCAACCGTGAAGAGCAGGCCAAGCTCGTCGTTGCTGACATGGAAGCTAAAGTGAACTACATAACCTCAATAGTGGCCAACCAGAGCAGGCCCAAGGTGCTCTTTATTACATGGTGGAACCCGCTCTATGTTCCAGGCAACGGCACCTTCCAGAACGACCTCATAGAGCTTGCGGGAGGAGAAAACATATTCGCTGATGTGAGTGGCTGGGTGCAGGTCAGCATCGAGCAGGTTCTAGAGAGAGACCCCGACGTGATAATACTATCCGCCCACGCAGGCATCACCGCGGAAGAGCTCTGTAGCACCGAGCTCGCGAACACCAATGCAGTCAAGAACGGCATGGTTTTCACAGTCAGCGACGACAACCTCGTCTCAAGGCCCGGACCGAGGATAGTCTACGGATTAGAGGAAATTGCTGAGTTCCTGCACCCGGAGCTCTTCAACTACCAGCCACAGCCACTTGTCTGCAACGCAACTTCTTCGGCATCTGGCTGA